The DNA region GGGCAGGCGATGTCGCAGATTATCTCGAGAGCCGTGTTCATGAGCTCGCACGTGATGACCAGGGCGATCGCGAGAGCGAGACACCCAAGCTCTGCCGTGGATACGCCCAGAAAGGCGGCGGCCGCAAGCGCGAGTGCTGCCGCGACAAAGTGAATGCGCATGTTGCGCTCTGACGAGAGCACGGAGATCACCCCGTGCCATGCACATCGGAAGCTCTCCCAGAGCGACCTCGTTTTCACCTCGCGTCACTCCCCTTGGGAGAGGCAGCAGGGGGCGCCTCGTTCGACGGAAGGCCCAATCCCGCCATGATCTCTCTCTCGCGCTCTTCCATGTCCTCAGCTTCCTCGTCGCTAGCGTGATCGTACCCGAGCAGATGCAGAAGTCCGTGGACGGCAAGAAAGACGACGCACCGCGTGAACCCACCCATCTCTGCCGATTCCCTGGCCGCAGTCTGTAGCGATATCACGATGTCTCCGAGAACGGCTTCGCCTTCCGGAACGTCCTGGTCATCCATGGCGAAGGAAAGCACGTCCGTAGGACAGTCTTTGGCTCGATAATCCCTGTTGAGCTCGCGAATGCGCTCGTCGTCCACCAGGGCAACGCTCACCTCGAAGTTCGACGGATCGAGTCCCTCGCGGGTCATGCCCGCCACCACCGCACGTTCGAGCGCGACTGTCAGCGCCTCGGTCACGTCGATCTTGTCCTGAAGGTTGATGATCTCGATAGGCATGCACGACCCCCCATGCGAGCGACTGCCCGTTCAAACGAGAGCGCCGCTTACGCGCGCTTGGCCTCCAGGTCTCTGCTGCTCATGTCCGGGTACTCGATCCGGGCGTGGAAGATGCCGGTGAGCACCCGGACGAAAGCGCGGGCAACCCCATCCAGGTCTTTCAGAGTCAGATCGCACTCGTCGAACTGCCCGTCGGCAAGCCTTTCCTTTATTATCTTCCTCACGAGCCCCTCGATACGGCCGGGCGTCGGCCTCGCCAACGAACGCACGGCCGCTTCCACAGAGTCGGCGAGCATCACTATGGCTGCTTCCTTTGTTTGGGGCTTGGGGCCAGGGTATCTGAAATCCCTTTCGCTGACTCGCTCCTCGCGCCCTTCGTCCGTCGCCTTATGGTAGAAGTACGGCACGAGGCTCGTCCCGTGGTGCTCCCGGATGATGTCGACTATGCCTTCCGGCAGACGGTGGCGAACGGCGAGCTCTACCCCGTCCTTCACGTGAGACGTAATGACGAGGGTGCTCAGAGTCGGAGCTATCCTGTCGTGAGGGTTGTCCTGCATGAGCTGGTTCTCCACGAAGAAATAGGGCCTCTTCATCTTGCCCACGTCATGGTAGTATGAGCCCACCCGCACCAGGAGCGAGTCAGCCCCAACTGACTCCGCCGCCGCCTCCGCCAGGTTACCCACGATTATGCTGTGGTGGTATGTCCCTGGCGCCTCCACGAGAAGCCTTCTGAGAAGCGGCTGGGTCGGGTTAGAAAGCTCGAGCAGCTTGATGGCGGACGTGATCCGGAAGAGGTTCTCGAAGAACGGCAGGAAGCCTATGGTCACTACGGTCGACAAGACCCCGTTGATGAGGCCGAGGTACCAGAATCGCGAGATTGACGGGTCGCCGACCGGCGGCCCTATGGTCGCTATGGCCACAGCCCCGGCGGCCCCAACCACCACTCCCGCCCGCATGAGGTCGGAACGCTCGGAGATCCTGGTCACGCAGAACGTTCCGGCCAGGCCCGAGACGGTCGCAGCGGTAGCCGAGGGGAACGATCCGCCGGCGATGACGCCTGTCAAGGCGCCGAATAGCACCGCCGACAGCGCGGACAGCCTGGCATCCACGAGCACCGCAATGAGCATGGTGCCAAGGCTCACCGGCACGAGGAAGGAAGCCCCTGGCCACGGGATGGAGCATATCACGGCGGCTGCCGCGCCAATCATCACGATGATCGTGCCCAGCAATAGGAGGAGCTTGCCGCTGCAGAAAACGTCGCGCCTGTGCAGGTACAGGTACGCTCCGATCACGGACACGAGCAACACCACGAGGCTGACGATGCTGAGGAACATGAAGGGATTGAACTTCGGAACGAGGAGTCCCAGATCTTGTAGAATCGCGATGTGGTCTTCGGTGGCGATCTCGCCGCGCCTTATCACCACTTGGCCTTTGAGGATCATCACCGGCTTGACCTGGCGAATGGCGGCCTCGCGCGCTTTCTCCACCTTTCCGGGGTTGAGCACTAAATTGGGGCTGATCTGGCTCGTGACGACCTCGGCGACCGCCCTCTCGGTCGCGTCGACCAAGCCAAGCGAAGCTACGGCGTCCGCAGCGTGCTTAGTGGCCGCGTCAAGCGTCTCCTTGCTGACGCGCATTTCTCTCATCGTCCGTCCGGCTACTGCCTTCGACGCCTCCCTCGCGACGTCGAGCTCCTCCTCTGAGAGGACCATCAGAATGGCCAGAGTCTCAGACGATAACCTCGTGCCCAAGTCTCTGAGGGCCTTTGCGGAAAGCCGGGCCACGGCGTCCTCGACCCCGTCGCGGAGCGAGGCGACCCCAACTCCTTGGCCGCCTGCGCCCGACGGACTGGCACCTAGTTTCCTCCTCTCTTCTTCCACGGCATCGAATATGAGGTCTATGGTATCCTCCGCGCTTATGCTCGCGGCGAGGCTGATGTCGTAGTTCGCTGGCGACGCGTTGGCCTCTTTTATGGCCTCTCGTGCCGCCTCCTCACGCAGACGGTCTGTGACAGGACGGTTGACTATGTCGCGCGACGCCTCGACATCGACCTTGCTGGGCTGCCCAACCTCGAGATCCACGCGCTTCGGCACCACGATCGCCGACAGGATGAGGACGAGAGCTGCGGTCACCCCTGCAGCCACCAAGGCGCGCTGAAGACCGGGGTCTGCCCACAGCCCGGTCTTTCTGTCTTGCGCGCTCGACAGCGCTGAGGAAGGTTTTCCCATCGGAGTGGGCACGCGTCTCCCCCCTATGCTTCTTCCTTGTCGTGCTCGTACCTTTCGTACGCCCTGATTACCCTCTGGACAAGCTCGTTGCGCACCACGTCCCTGTCGCTCAGGTACACGAACTCGACACCCTCAACGCCCCGAAGAATGTGCTGGATCTCCTCCAGACCAGAGAACTTCCTGCTGGGAAGGTCAGTCTGGGTGAGGTCGCCCGTGACCACGATCTTCGAGCCGAACCCCATCCTCGTCAGGAACATCTTCATCTGCTCGTGCGTCGTGTTCTGGGCCTCGTCCAGGATGATGAATGAGTCGTCGAGAGTGCGGCCGCGCATGTACGCGAGCGGCGCTATCTCGATGACACCGCGCTCCATATGTTTTCTGAATGCGTCGACGCCGACTATGTCGTATATGGCGTCGTAAAGCGGTCTGAGGTACGGGTCCACCTTCTCTTGGAGGTCGCCGGGCAGAAAGCCCAGCTTCTCACCGGCCTCGACTACGGGGCGAGTCAACACAATCCTGGAAATCTCCTTGCTCTTGAGCGCCGCGATGGCCATCGCCATTGCCAGGTAGGTCTTCCCCGTGCCCGCGGGACCGATGGCGAACACTATGCCCGACCGACGCATGGCTTCGATGTACCTCTTCTGACCGAGGGTCTTGGGGCATATCCTCTTACCTCTGGTGGTGACCTGCACGACGTCGCTCATGACTTCCACGAGGCTTGTCCCAAAGCCCTCGCTGACCATGTCAATGGCATACCGAATGTCACCGGACGTGAGCCGGTGGCCGGCCCTCACAATCCCCAAGAGCTCCGTGAGCACCTCGCGGGCCCTCGCCACCCTAGTCGGATCGCCGTCGATGGCCAAGTCGTCCCCCCGGGACGATATGGTGACGCCAAGCTCCTTCTCGACGAGCCGAAGGGTCTCATCGCGCTTTCCGAACAGCGCCATGGCCTCGTGCACATCCCTGAGTGGTAGTCTTTCAGGAGCCGTCTGAACGTTCAACTCCCCGCTCTTGCCTCCTCTCCAGAGCTATGTCTTCTGTGGTCTCCATCGTCATCGTGAAAACGATCGCTCCGCCTTGAGAGTACCTAACGTCCTCCCTCACGTCAAGGATCTTGGCGCCAGATGGTAACCTTGCCTCAAGGGCACCTCGCGCTCTGGCGCGCGTCTCGGAAAGCACAGCCTCCCTGTCCAGCACCTCGACCCTTCGAGCGATCTCGCGATACGTGGTGACGTCCACTCCGAACGAACTCCACACTCCGCCCCGGATGGGCACCCGGTACGAACTCCGTTCCTCCTCATAGTCGGTGAAGGGTGGCTCCTTCGGCCCGACCACCAATGTGAGCGCACCCACCGTGAAGCGGCGCGTCGTCGCCACCCTGCCGGTCGCGCTTGCCACCTCCCGCACCAGCCTGAGCTCCTCCGAATGGGTTCGCCATACTCTGCCCACCACGATGCCTCGAGCGTTCACGACCTCAACTGCTTCTCTTTCGCCGTGCCGGTCGTCTGCGCCACGAATGAGCCCTGCTATCAGCACTTGGCCCTTGGCTACCGTGTCACCCTCACTCACCAGGGGCTCCCCGGATAGCACTATCAAGTTCGTGACAAGCGCGTCTTCCGCCGCGACGACGTCGACCACTCCCGGGCTCACGTCGGGCAGAGTCTTCTCAGCCACCTCGATGCTGGCCATGGTCCCCTTGATGTGGACGGCTGCCCACGCGAGGCTGGGAAGGTCGGCCAGGATGCCCCTCGCAACCTCCCTGGAGTCGATGGATCTCTTCCACGCGCCGGGACGAAGTCCGTGCTTCTTTGCCAGCTCGAGCACGAGCGCGGGATCGGTCCTCTGGACTCCAGAGACGTCCACGAACCATACGAACGACGAGACCACGTAAAGGGTGACGGAAAAAAGCACCAGACCGGCTACGAGGCCCTTCCTCCTGGCAAGCCTCCGAACGAGGAAGGGCACGCCGATCTTTTCCTCGATCCTCCCTCGGCACCCCGTCTCGCGCAAAGCCTTCCCAAGAGAGGAAAGGTCGTGAAGATAGGCCCTTGCCACGAGGGAGCGGTCGTCAACCCTGGTTATGTCCCAGAGATCTATCCCACGCGCCAGGGCCGTGTTCACGAACTTCTCGAGGGCTCTTCCCTTGACTGTGATTATAACATAGCCCCTCAAGTATGGCCACAGGGCTGCGAGCAGCACGAACCACCCCTCCCCCGTGCCGAGTGGCTGTCATTCCCACAGTGTCACGCGGTATATGCGTCCTTCCACGGTCAGCTCTGTTTTCGTTATCCTGCTGATGGATAGGTCTCGGCCTTCCACAGAGACCTCGCCGCGGGAAGTGGCCACTCTCACGCGTTCCTGAGAGTACTCGATGAGGCCCTGATGGTTCTCCACGCAAAGCTGCACGTTGCCCATTACTACCAGCTTGGGCATATCGAGAAGGACGTTCTTGGGGATCTCGAAGAAGTCAGCGAGCTTTTCCTCCACTCGGCCGGCCATGCCGTTCACGCCACCCCCACGCATCCTCTCCCACGTCCTGCGCGTTTCAGACTCGTTACCATGAACACTGCCGCGGTGCTGGCACAGTTCATTTGTATTCCCGCGGGCAAGGCAACTTGCTGCTGACATCGCCGGTCATAGCCAACCGAGTCCTGAGGGGGGAGGGGTCGCGTGGAGTCAATGGAAGCGTGAAAAACAGGGGCACGGGGAAGACGACAAAACCTCCTGCCTCGCGGCCTACAGCCTCGCCCTGCGCCGGCGCGCAAGGGGAGGGCCGAGCACCTCGGCGAGCACTATCGCCCGGACGAGCTCTTCCGACGTAAGCAGCGCGGTGAAGCTCCGGCCAGCCGATTCCACAGCACTACTCGTCCGTGCCCCGCAAGAGCCCGCCGGGGTAGTGGAGGGGCGTTCCGTGGGGCGGCGCTCCGGCGAGGTCCCGCCCCACGCGGTCTCCAGGTACGACCGCGTGCCGTCACGCTCCCGAATTCCTTCCTCCGCCCATTCGAGGCTCGTTCCTTCGTCGGACGGGCGTTCGGCAGGAACGCACCGACGCGCCATCCTTTGGCCGCCTTCCCCCGGTTTTCCACGCACACCGGACGGTGGTTGCCCAATGTCGGGCGCAGAGCGGGCAGGAGGTGAAGGACAGGCTTCGGATGATCCCGCAGGGCGCTCTGGCGTCCCGAGAGCGTCGGTCATGTCCTCCCGATCCTCAACCGGCGGAATCTGCGGCCATGGAGCCCCCGCGCCCCTCGCCGCTCCCTGGCGGCCCCTCGCGAGACCGCCTATGACGGAGACCACCACGTAGAGCAACAGCAGGACCCCGAAGAAGGCGTCCATCATGTC from Bacillota bacterium includes:
- a CDS encoding diacylglycerol kinase family protein, producing MKTRSLWESFRCAWHGVISVLSSERNMRIHFVAAALALAAAAFLGVSTAELGCLALAIALVITCELMNTALEIICDIACPGWEVRVKTVKDIAAGTVLVGAVWAAVVGAAILGPKVVAAARFMFRAL
- the ybeY gene encoding rRNA maturation RNase YbeY — encoded protein: MPIEIINLQDKIDVTEALTVALERAVVAGMTREGLDPSNFEVSVALVDDERIRELNRDYRAKDCPTDVLSFAMDDQDVPEGEAVLGDIVISLQTAARESAEMGGFTRCVVFLAVHGLLHLLGYDHASDEEAEDMEEREREIMAGLGLPSNEAPPAASPKGSDAR
- a CDS encoding HDIG domain-containing protein, whose translation is MPTPMGKPSSALSSAQDRKTGLWADPGLQRALVAAGVTAALVLILSAIVVPKRVDLEVGQPSKVDVEASRDIVNRPVTDRLREEAAREAIKEANASPANYDISLAASISAEDTIDLIFDAVEEERRKLGASPSGAGGQGVGVASLRDGVEDAVARLSAKALRDLGTRLSSETLAILMVLSEEELDVAREASKAVAGRTMREMRVSKETLDAATKHAADAVASLGLVDATERAVAEVVTSQISPNLVLNPGKVEKAREAAIRQVKPVMILKGQVVIRRGEIATEDHIAILQDLGLLVPKFNPFMFLSIVSLVVLLVSVIGAYLYLHRRDVFCSGKLLLLLGTIIVMIGAAAAVICSIPWPGASFLVPVSLGTMLIAVLVDARLSALSAVLFGALTGVIAGGSFPSATAATVSGLAGTFCVTRISERSDLMRAGVVVGAAGAVAIATIGPPVGDPSISRFWYLGLINGVLSTVVTIGFLPFFENLFRITSAIKLLELSNPTQPLLRRLLVEAPGTYHHSIIVGNLAEAAAESVGADSLLVRVGSYYHDVGKMKRPYFFVENQLMQDNPHDRIAPTLSTLVITSHVKDGVELAVRHRLPEGIVDIIREHHGTSLVPYFYHKATDEGREERVSERDFRYPGPKPQTKEAAIVMLADSVEAAVRSLARPTPGRIEGLVRKIIKERLADGQFDECDLTLKDLDGVARAFVRVLTGIFHARIEYPDMSSRDLEAKRA
- a CDS encoding PhoH family protein yields the protein MALFGKRDETLRLVEKELGVTISSRGDDLAIDGDPTRVARAREVLTELLGIVRAGHRLTSGDIRYAIDMVSEGFGTSLVEVMSDVVQVTTRGKRICPKTLGQKRYIEAMRRSGIVFAIGPAGTGKTYLAMAMAIAALKSKEISRIVLTRPVVEAGEKLGFLPGDLQEKVDPYLRPLYDAIYDIVGVDAFRKHMERGVIEIAPLAYMRGRTLDDSFIILDEAQNTTHEQMKMFLTRMGFGSKIVVTGDLTQTDLPSRKFSGLEEIQHILRGVEGVEFVYLSDRDVVRNELVQRVIRAYERYEHDKEEA
- the yqfD gene encoding sporulation protein YqfD, with product MLLAALWPYLRGYVIITVKGRALEKFVNTALARGIDLWDITRVDDRSLVARAYLHDLSSLGKALRETGCRGRIEEKIGVPFLVRRLARRKGLVAGLVLFSVTLYVVSSFVWFVDVSGVQRTDPALVLELAKKHGLRPGAWKRSIDSREVARGILADLPSLAWAAVHIKGTMASIEVAEKTLPDVSPGVVDVVAAEDALVTNLIVLSGEPLVSEGDTVAKGQVLIAGLIRGADDRHGEREAVEVVNARGIVVGRVWRTHSEELRLVREVASATGRVATTRRFTVGALTLVVGPKEPPFTDYEEERSSYRVPIRGGVWSSFGVDVTTYREIARRVEVLDREAVLSETRARARGALEARLPSGAKILDVREDVRYSQGGAIVFTMTMETTEDIALERRQERGVERSDGS
- the yqfC gene encoding sporulation protein YqfC, coding for MRGGGVNGMAGRVEEKLADFFEIPKNVLLDMPKLVVMGNVQLCVENHQGLIEYSQERVRVATSRGEVSVEGRDLSISRITKTELTVEGRIYRVTLWE